A genomic segment from Armatimonadota bacterium encodes:
- a CDS encoding bifunctional 4-hydroxy-2-oxoglutarate aldolase/2-dehydro-3-deoxy-phosphogluconate aldolase: MAQFSRLEVLNAMIEDGLVPVFYNSDVDTAIKILEACAAGGVRCVEFTNRGDFAPEVFAALVKHARKNLPKIIMGVGSVGDAPTAALYIANGANFVVGPVLNPEVAKLCNRRMVPYAPGCGSATEIAQAQELGVEICKVFPGGEVGGPKFVKAVLGPMPWTRIMPTGGVDATEESVTAWIKAGCAALGIGSQLVTKEAVASGDFDGIAAKIADVLWWVKKARGTALFLGVEHPGLYPEKPSGGQEVAEWYRDTFGFDMKVGNSSIFMSGPGAGRIEIMKEPSQPKTHVAVRVSNYEEAKAALVAKGFEFEEESEKGGVKAGYLTTPDPAGHRVHLLYNPNL; encoded by the coding sequence ATGGCCCAGTTCAGCCGGCTCGAAGTCCTCAACGCGATGATCGAAGACGGTCTCGTCCCCGTCTTCTACAACAGTGATGTGGACACCGCCATCAAGATTCTCGAAGCCTGCGCCGCCGGCGGCGTGCGCTGCGTGGAGTTTACCAACCGCGGCGACTTCGCTCCCGAGGTGTTTGCTGCGCTGGTGAAGCACGCCCGCAAGAACTTGCCGAAGATCATCATGGGGGTGGGTTCCGTGGGCGATGCCCCCACCGCCGCCTTATACATCGCCAATGGAGCGAACTTCGTGGTGGGCCCGGTCCTGAACCCCGAGGTCGCGAAACTCTGCAACCGCCGCATGGTGCCCTACGCCCCCGGCTGCGGCAGCGCCACCGAAATCGCCCAGGCGCAGGAGCTTGGCGTCGAAATCTGCAAGGTCTTCCCAGGCGGCGAAGTGGGCGGTCCCAAGTTCGTCAAAGCGGTCCTCGGCCCAATGCCCTGGACCCGTATCATGCCCACCGGCGGAGTGGATGCCACCGAGGAGAGCGTGACCGCTTGGATCAAGGCGGGCTGCGCGGCACTGGGCATCGGCAGCCAACTTGTGACCAAAGAAGCCGTAGCCTCCGGCGACTTCGACGGCATCGCGGCGAAGATCGCCGACGTGCTCTGGTGGGTGAAAAAAGCCCGCGGGACCGCCCTGTTCCTGGGCGTCGAGCACCCCGGCCTGTATCCCGAAAAGCCCTCCGGGGGCCAGGAGGTCGCCGAATGGTACCGCGATACCTTCGGCTTCGACATGAAGGTGGGCAATAGCTCTATCTTCATGTCCGGCCCCGGCGCGGGACGCATCGAGATCATGAAAGAGCCAAGCCAGCCCAAGACTCATGTTGCGGTGCGCGTTTCGAACTATGAGGAAGCGAAGGCGGCCCTGGTTGCAAAGGGCTTCGAGTTCGAGGAAGAGAGCGAGAAGGGCGGCGTGAAGGCCGGGTACCTCACCACCCCCGACCCTGCCGGCCACCGCGTCCACCTGCTGTACAACCCGAACCTGTAA
- a CDS encoding Gfo/Idh/MocA family oxidoreductase, which translates to MQPVRTALVGIGGIGGYHRSIISTIEDYEFVAAAEKYPERQEAGVTALQEQGIPLYEDIWEMLDSVEVDAVTIAVPHHYHAEYTLGCLDRGLHVLCEKPVTVLIQDAYAVVEAAKRNNRLSGVDFQYTSYPHSYKLKELIMSGELGELREIVGVMSWKRLDSYYSRGHWTGKQYVEGRACFDGVLMNQAVHLINTALQMGTREDDHASPVSMEAELYTVHDNIEVEDLACLRADLGEARLFFYATTCNMKEGEPERTTLEIIGTKGRATWDDKKAVVNIDGRDEIVFDDPRDRADMHLNLIRCIRGEDKRLHAPADRGLKATLTINGAYTSAGAIHRIGWEAVEDIKAFIDEASDSRRMFSEMGVDWARAGSVVDMTGYREFTGLGE; encoded by the coding sequence GTGCAACCCGTCAGGACAGCTCTCGTGGGTATCGGCGGCATTGGCGGCTATCACCGTAGCATCATCTCGACGATCGAGGACTACGAGTTCGTCGCAGCTGCTGAGAAGTACCCGGAACGCCAAGAGGCCGGTGTCACTGCGCTTCAGGAACAGGGCATTCCGCTCTACGAAGATATTTGGGAGATGCTGGACTCGGTGGAGGTCGATGCGGTCACCATCGCCGTACCCCACCATTACCACGCAGAGTACACCCTCGGATGCCTGGATCGAGGCCTGCATGTTCTATGCGAGAAGCCTGTCACGGTGCTCATCCAGGACGCCTACGCGGTAGTGGAAGCAGCCAAGCGCAATAACCGATTGTCGGGAGTGGACTTCCAGTATACCAGCTACCCTCACTCTTACAAGCTCAAGGAGTTGATCATGTCCGGCGAACTGGGCGAACTGCGGGAGATCGTGGGGGTCATGTCCTGGAAGCGCCTGGACTCCTACTACAGCCGTGGGCACTGGACCGGGAAGCAGTACGTGGAAGGACGCGCATGTTTCGACGGAGTGCTCATGAATCAGGCGGTACATCTCATCAACACCGCGCTGCAGATGGGTACCCGGGAGGACGACCACGCAAGTCCTGTCTCCATGGAAGCCGAGCTCTACACCGTCCACGACAACATTGAGGTGGAAGACCTCGCATGCCTGCGGGCCGATCTCGGCGAAGCCAGACTGTTCTTCTACGCCACCACCTGCAACATGAAAGAGGGCGAACCCGAGCGCACCACGCTGGAGATCATCGGCACCAAGGGGCGGGCGACCTGGGATGACAAGAAAGCCGTGGTGAATATCGACGGGCGCGATGAGATCGTATTTGACGACCCGCGAGACCGCGCCGATATGCACCTGAACCTTATCCGCTGCATCCGTGGTGAGGACAAGCGCCTGCATGCCCCTGCCGATCGCGGTCTCAAGGCGACCTTGACCATCAACGGCGCCTATACCAGCGCGGGGGCGATTCACCGAATCGGCTGGGAGGCGGTAGAGGACATCAAGGCATTCATCGACGAGGCCTCGGATAGCCGGCGGATGTTCAGCGAAATGGGCGTGGACTGGGCCCGCGCGGGGAGCGTTGTGGATATGACGGGCTACCGCGAGTTCACGGGGTTGGGGGAGTGA
- a CDS encoding type II secretion system protein GspG, protein MYRPADPYHTTVASPRRRRRSRARFIVAGIILLSTAFVAVQLGARQPADPRAVTVEHMRAIEDALDRYAVDNGGLLPADGEQIPAKNRQGLAALLKRPSQGTLPPNWRGPYLADEAFLLDGWGRPFHYVSPGSGDPPNPYELWSWGSDNALGGSGLAADMRSWEPATLAL, encoded by the coding sequence ATGTACCGGCCAGCTGACCCCTACCACACGACTGTCGCATCGCCGCGCAGGAGACGCCGAAGCCGCGCCCGCTTCATCGTAGCGGGGATCATTCTTCTTTCGACTGCCTTCGTGGCTGTGCAGCTCGGGGCGAGACAGCCAGCCGACCCGCGCGCGGTGACCGTGGAGCACATGCGGGCCATCGAGGATGCACTCGACCGTTACGCAGTGGATAATGGCGGCCTGCTTCCGGCTGATGGTGAGCAGATTCCCGCTAAGAACCGCCAGGGTCTTGCCGCGCTGCTGAAGCGCCCCAGCCAGGGGACGCTTCCGCCGAACTGGCGCGGCCCGTATCTGGCTGACGAGGCCTTTCTGCTGGATGGCTGGGGCCGACCATTCCACTATGTAAGCCCCGGGTCAGGCGATCCACCCAACCCCTACGAACTGTGGAGCTGGGGTAGTGACAACGCACTGGGAGGTAGTGGTCTCGCCGCTGACATGCGGTCGTGGGAGCCCGCGACGCTGGCTCTCTAG